In Paenibacillus hexagrammi, the following are encoded in one genomic region:
- a CDS encoding C39 family peptidase, producing MKLFKPAKILVLALSISSIFSSIPVFASDLKDNYVPEKISPEAAMKAAAWQMISETRDGSDISEWSKDNTKLRVAKPIEVYDPSGEHVAYLVNSFNGDRAAGYVMVSAFLDDEPIIAWSDSGDGITTDKFKNALNKNKNEIKKQELVWFGGVDIGGKFIYNDNSVSMINVEGKELKEIKSKTINEKDEKYPKPVKINDNYREDWKAINKIVVGAPGQNNPSDGVSDIDPNGWEANYLSIDKNYINTSVNQKQWYYTTSGGVQQATGCSPTAGSNIMKYWSDKGYTSLVPVFQTQVVSDLRATMGTTQSSNRTGVTSPSNIDDGLQAYARAHQRPSAISKNDNLSNFSAVKTEIDAQRPALQSYWNQTYFGDHTVTLVGYKHYIRNFYTQDSYYVVARNNFVNDSTFNVWVKWGTWNTNVLTTFTP from the coding sequence ATGAAATTGTTTAAACCAGCAAAAATATTAGTATTAGCGCTCTCCATTTCAAGTATCTTTTCATCAATACCAGTATTTGCATCTGATCTTAAAGATAACTATGTTCCAGAAAAAATAAGCCCTGAAGCTGCAATGAAGGCAGCAGCATGGCAAATGATTTCGGAAACCAGAGACGGAAGTGATATAAGTGAATGGAGCAAGGATAATACTAAACTTAGAGTAGCCAAGCCAATTGAAGTTTATGATCCATCTGGGGAACATGTTGCTTACTTGGTAAATTCATTTAATGGAGATCGAGCCGCTGGTTATGTAATGGTAAGTGCATTTTTAGATGATGAACCAATTATAGCGTGGTCTGATTCTGGCGATGGAATAACCACAGATAAATTTAAAAATGCTCTTAATAAAAATAAAAATGAAATAAAAAAGCAAGAACTTGTATGGTTTGGTGGAGTCGATATAGGTGGAAAATTTATTTACAATGATAATTCAGTAAGTATGATTAATGTAGAAGGTAAAGAGTTAAAAGAAATTAAATCAAAAACAATAAATGAGAAGGATGAGAAATATCCTAAGCCTGTAAAAATAAACGATAATTATAGGGAAGACTGGAAAGCTATTAACAAAATAGTTGTAGGAGCGCCAGGACAAAATAATCCATCCGACGGTGTGTCGGACATCGATCCTAACGGGTGGGAGGCGAACTACCTTAGTATTGATAAAAATTACATAAACACCAGTGTAAACCAAAAACAGTGGTATTACACAACAAGTGGTGGTGTGCAACAGGCGACAGGTTGTTCTCCAACGGCTGGTTCTAATATAATGAAGTATTGGTCAGATAAGGGCTATACAAGTTTGGTTCCCGTATTTCAAACTCAAGTTGTGAGTGATTTAAGAGCAACAATGGGAACCACCCAAAGTTCAAACAGGACGGGAGTAACTTCTCCCTCAAATATCGATGATGGTCTTCAGGCGTACGCAAGGGCACATCAACGTCCAAGTGCTATTTCAAAAAATGATAATTTATCAAATTTTTCTGCAGTTAAAACAGAAATAGACGCACAACGACCTGCTCTACAAAGTTATTGGAATCAAACTTATTTTGGTGACCACACTGTAACATTAGTTGGCTACAAGCACTACATAAGGAATTTTTACACTCAGGATTCATACTATGTTGTAGCTCGAAATAATTTTGTAAACGATAGTACTTTCAATGTGTGGGTAAAGTGGGGAACTTGGAACACAAATGTATTAACCACATTCACGCCATAG